The Dethiosulfovibrio peptidovorans genome has a window encoding:
- a CDS encoding BMC domain protein: MQTRFIKNVSAGTWNIILRKVPDQAIRERIKRGEFSALGVCQGLLADILVAGDMAEKSSNVWVAEIQGTCPQHIVCLGIFGDTSAVENALEAVTCYGASEKN; this comes from the coding sequence ATGCAGACTCGATTCATAAAAAACGTGTCGGCTGGGACGTGGAATATCATTCTCCGAAAGGTTCCCGATCAGGCCATCCGGGAACGCATAAAGCGGGGGGAGTTCAGTGCTCTCGGGGTCTGTCAGGGCTTGTTGGCCGATATTCTGGTTGCCGGGGACATGGCGGAGAAGAGTTCGAACGTTTGGGTGGCTGAGATCCAGGGAACTTGCCCTCAACATATAGTATGTCTGGGGATTTTTGGGGATACCAGTGCCGTCGAAAACGCTCTTGAGGCCGTTACATGCTATGGAGCTTCGGAAAAAAATTGA
- a CDS encoding ATPase, whose protein sequence is MKIAVLSGKGGTGKTFVSVNLSAAADRSVYVDCDVEEPNGHLFFRPDPEGRSVVTVPLPQFDQSRCTGCRICVDFCAFNALAFVGAKPRLFPDLCHSCGGCLSLCPHGAVTEVPHVVGEVRKGRSGNVTVLSGFMKTGTVSGTPVIRELYHQVAKEVDDLVVLDCPPGSACLVMESIRDADVCVLVAESTVFGAHNLVMVRELVEKFGKPFGVVLNKCDGKVNPSENICVRDRLPVLARIPFDADLGSLNSDGGIAVRELPDYRDRFAAILEAVETVGMNR, encoded by the coding sequence TTGAAGATCGCTGTGCTCAGCGGAAAAGGAGGAACCGGTAAGACCTTTGTCTCGGTGAATCTCTCGGCTGCAGCCGATCGGTCTGTGTACGTGGATTGCGATGTGGAGGAGCCTAACGGTCATCTGTTCTTTCGGCCCGATCCGGAGGGACGGAGCGTCGTCACCGTGCCCCTGCCTCAATTCGACCAGAGCCGATGCACCGGTTGTCGGATCTGTGTTGACTTCTGTGCCTTTAACGCCCTGGCTTTTGTGGGGGCGAAACCCCGTCTTTTCCCGGATCTTTGTCATTCCTGCGGCGGTTGTCTGAGCCTCTGTCCCCACGGAGCCGTGACGGAGGTCCCTCACGTGGTTGGAGAGGTCCGAAAAGGCCGGTCCGGCAACGTAACCGTCCTGAGCGGGTTCATGAAGACAGGAACAGTATCGGGAACGCCTGTTATCCGAGAGCTCTATCATCAGGTGGCGAAGGAGGTAGACGATCTCGTCGTGCTGGACTGCCCGCCTGGAAGCGCCTGTTTAGTCATGGAGAGCATCAGGGACGCCGATGTCTGCGTGTTGGTGGCAGAGTCCACGGTTTTCGGGGCCCATAACCTGGTTATGGTCCGTGAGTTAGTGGAAAAGTTCGGGAAACCCTTCGGCGTCGTGCTGAACAAATGCGACGGCAAAGTAAACCCATCGGAAAATATCTGTGTCCGTGATCGACTGCCTGTCCTTGCTCGAATTCCCTTTGACGCCGATCTGGGGAGCCTGAACTCCGACGGTGGTATCGCCGTTCGGGAACTTCCAGACTACAGGGACCGGTTTGCGGCGATCCTGGAAGCTGTCGAGACGGTTGGGATGAACAGATGA
- a CDS encoding ATPase: protein MKQLLIISGKGGTGKTTIAGAFIRLSEARAFADCDVDAPNLHLMYPGMSSEMSDFYGMPTAVIYEDRCVGCDVCRESCRFDAIRETDGKWVVDPYACEGCGLCAALCPEGAVRMEPSVAGDLTLYRDNDRVFSSARLRMGSGTSGKLVSRVKRRMIEEAPRTDLAVIDGSPGIGCPVVASMSGVHMALVVTEPSISGLSDLERIVRTGQHFGIAMAVCVNRWDINEKNTERIERYCEKRGLLCLGRIPFDEAAGEAINRGITLVDVDCPAGMAVRCLFDRVLRLLMRDSDGK, encoded by the coding sequence ATGAAACAGCTGCTCATCATAAGTGGAAAAGGCGGTACGGGAAAGACGACCATTGCCGGAGCCTTCATCCGTCTCTCCGAGGCCAGAGCGTTTGCTGACTGTGACGTCGACGCTCCTAACCTTCATCTGATGTACCCTGGGATGAGCTCCGAGATGAGCGATTTTTACGGAATGCCCACGGCCGTTATTTACGAAGATAGGTGTGTGGGATGTGACGTCTGTCGGGAGAGCTGTCGCTTTGATGCGATCAGGGAAACCGATGGAAAATGGGTGGTCGATCCATACGCCTGCGAAGGATGTGGACTTTGCGCAGCCCTCTGTCCAGAGGGTGCTGTCCGTATGGAGCCGTCTGTCGCTGGCGATCTAACGCTATACCGAGACAACGACAGGGTTTTTTCCAGCGCTCGGCTTCGGATGGGTAGCGGAACCTCGGGGAAATTGGTCTCTCGGGTCAAGAGGCGGATGATCGAGGAGGCTCCTCGGACCGATCTGGCCGTGATCGATGGCTCGCCGGGAATCGGTTGTCCTGTCGTCGCCTCCATGAGTGGTGTCCACATGGCTCTTGTTGTCACCGAGCCGTCCATCTCGGGGCTCAGTGATCTGGAGCGTATCGTACGAACCGGTCAGCATTTTGGTATCGCCATGGCTGTCTGTGTCAATCGATGGGATATCAATGAAAAGAATACCGAACGGATCGAGAGATACTGTGAAAAGAGAGGACTCCTCTGTCTTGGGCGAATTCCCTTCGATGAGGCGGCGGGAGAAGCTATAAACAGAGGGATAACGCTGGTGGACGTGGATTGTCCTGCAGGTATGGCTGTGAGATGTCTGTTCGATCGAGTCCTCCGTCTCTTGATGAGGGATTCGGATGGAAAATAA
- a CDS encoding dinitrogenase iron-molybdenum cofactor yields MKKIAVACQEKKVAQHFGHCEGFWIFTVEGDHFRSEELVSNPGHKPGFLPNFLADRGVDVIISGGMGRGAVEIFEGRGIKVVVGASGDCRESVEAYLKGELVSTGAVCQEHSYSDECGD; encoded by the coding sequence ATGAAAAAAATTGCCGTGGCGTGTCAGGAGAAAAAAGTAGCCCAACATTTCGGCCACTGTGAGGGCTTTTGGATTTTCACCGTGGAGGGCGATCACTTCAGATCGGAGGAGTTGGTCAGCAATCCCGGCCACAAGCCAGGATTCCTGCCCAACTTTCTGGCTGATCGGGGTGTGGACGTGATCATCAGCGGCGGTATGGGGAGGGGAGCCGTGGAAATTTTTGAGGGACGTGGCATAAAGGTTGTTGTGGGTGCCTCAGGTGATTGTAGAGAATCGGTCGAAGCGTATCTCAAAGGCGAGCTCGTCTCGACAGGGGCGGTCTGTCAGGAGCATTCCTACTCTGATGAATGTGGAGATTGA
- the buk gene encoding butyrate kinase encodes MSSEIFVINPGSTSTKIAWFDGDRERWSETVRHDPSRIASFPSTVAQYRFRMDTIEDAVQTKGYSLDSLDIVVGRGGIVDPIPGGTYSVDQALLQRLRSGKPWDHASNLGGIIAEAIASPRGIPAVIVDPVSVDELDDVVRLSGLPELPRISLNHALNVKATVRKAARDLEKDWRKTRFVVAHIGGGLSVCALRNGRLAEFYSGNDGGPFSPERAGGLPAEGLMSLCFDGSTDLPSLKKRLVGQGGVMAYLGTSDMRTVSERARSGDDKARLVWKSLVFQIAGAIGAMAVFLEGRLDGILFTGGVVYDENFVASIQKKVQWIAPCFIYPGEGEMEALAQGAFRVLKGQERPLSYGDTVRGER; translated from the coding sequence TTGTCCAGTGAGATCTTCGTCATCAACCCCGGATCGACCAGTACCAAGATAGCCTGGTTCGACGGTGATCGGGAGCGATGGTCCGAGACCGTTCGTCACGATCCCAGTCGGATCGCTTCTTTCCCGAGTACCGTAGCCCAATACCGTTTTCGAATGGATACCATTGAAGATGCCGTGCAAACCAAGGGATACTCCCTGGATAGTCTGGATATCGTGGTCGGTCGGGGTGGGATCGTCGATCCCATTCCCGGGGGAACGTACTCCGTTGATCAGGCTCTTCTTCAGCGGCTTCGGAGTGGTAAGCCCTGGGATCATGCCTCCAATTTAGGCGGCATCATCGCTGAGGCTATCGCATCCCCCAGAGGGATTCCCGCTGTGATCGTGGACCCCGTTTCGGTGGACGAGCTGGACGATGTCGTCCGGCTCAGTGGATTGCCCGAACTGCCCCGTATATCCCTGAATCACGCTTTGAACGTCAAAGCCACTGTGCGAAAGGCGGCCAGGGATCTGGAGAAGGACTGGAGGAAGACGAGATTCGTGGTGGCTCACATCGGCGGAGGGCTCTCCGTCTGTGCCCTTCGAAACGGTCGATTGGCCGAGTTCTACAGCGGCAACGACGGTGGTCCCTTTTCGCCTGAGAGGGCCGGAGGACTTCCCGCGGAGGGGTTGATGTCCTTGTGCTTTGATGGCTCCACCGATCTACCCAGCCTGAAAAAACGTCTGGTCGGTCAGGGGGGAGTTATGGCTTATTTGGGAACCAGCGATATGAGAACCGTGTCTGAGCGTGCCCGATCAGGAGACGACAAGGCCAGGCTGGTTTGGAAGAGTCTCGTATTCCAGATAGCAGGAGCTATTGGTGCTATGGCGGTTTTTCTGGAAGGACGGCTTGATGGGATACTTTTCACCGGTGGTGTCGTCTACGATGAGAATTTTGTGGCGTCCATTCAAAAAAAAGTGCAGTGGATCGCTCCATGTTTTATCTATCCGGGCGAGGGAGAGATGGAGGCTCTGGCCCAAGGAGCTTTCCGGGTGCTCAAAGGCCAGGAACGACCGTTGTCCTACGGGGATACGGTGAGAGGAGAGCGGTGA
- a CDS encoding phosphate butyryltransferase, which produces MKDLSFLLDRCSSREKKRIAVACPYGHDVLEAVRVAHQQDIVTAILVGEPEKIADKAQALGLSLEGMEMVEASDDYAAIEATVRLVSSGEADLIMKGLVKTATLLKAVLNKEWGLRSGSLLSHLVLVEVPTLGRVLGITDGGMNMYPDLTAKVGIIKNAVVCYHRLGIDCPKVAVLAAVESVNPDMVCSLDAAALTIMGARGQIRGCLIDGPLTLDNAVSPEAAAIKGIRSPVAGQADLLVMPHIEAGNLVGKTAMFLAQCRIAGVLLGARCPVVMTSRFDSMDTKLLSIALGASIS; this is translated from the coding sequence GTGAAGGATCTTTCGTTTTTGCTCGATCGGTGTTCATCCCGGGAAAAAAAGAGAATTGCTGTTGCCTGTCCATACGGCCATGACGTACTTGAGGCTGTACGGGTGGCCCATCAACAGGATATTGTGACGGCGATTCTTGTCGGAGAGCCCGAAAAAATTGCTGACAAGGCTCAGGCGTTGGGGCTCTCCCTGGAGGGTATGGAGATGGTAGAGGCCTCCGATGACTATGCAGCCATCGAGGCCACCGTTCGGTTGGTCTCTTCCGGTGAGGCTGATCTGATCATGAAAGGGCTTGTCAAGACGGCGACTTTGCTCAAAGCCGTGCTGAACAAGGAATGGGGCCTTCGGTCAGGCTCTCTCCTGTCTCACCTGGTTCTGGTTGAGGTCCCGACTCTGGGGCGGGTGCTGGGGATTACCGACGGTGGCATGAATATGTATCCCGATTTGACGGCCAAGGTGGGGATCATCAAAAACGCTGTGGTCTGCTATCACAGGCTGGGTATCGATTGCCCTAAAGTCGCTGTCTTGGCCGCTGTGGAGTCGGTGAACCCTGATATGGTCTGCTCCTTAGATGCCGCAGCTCTGACGATCATGGGCGCTCGGGGGCAGATCAGAGGTTGTCTCATCGATGGGCCCCTGACTCTGGATAACGCCGTGAGCCCCGAGGCAGCTGCCATCAAAGGCATTCGGTCGCCTGTAGCCGGGCAGGCAGATTTGCTCGTGATGCCCCATATTGAGGCGGGAAACCTGGTGGGCAAGACAGCGATGTTTCTTGCTCAATGCCGAATTGCCGGTGTCCTCCTGGGTGCTCGTTGCCCTGTTGTCATGACCAGTCGCTTCGACTCCATGGATACGAAGTTACTGTCCATCGCTCTGGGGGCCTCCATCTCCTGA
- a CDS encoding phosphate butyryltransferase, with the protein MEQLRSLSALLEYAKKIGVEKGRKKISVAKADDPGLLGALEEARTAGIADFYLVGEASAIEGAAKEAGVDLANYKMVDVASEPEMALEAVKLVSSGQADVYMKGQIHTNHFLRGMLNKEVGLRRGKNVISHCYFHKIEGFDRIFFITDAAFNMYPDLNQKAQIIQNTVNLARAFGVECPKVAVLAAVEVVNPDMPATLDASALAQMNVRGQIKNCIVDGPFALDNAVSEESAKTKGISSPVAGKADIFLVPNIDAGNMLAKAVVYFSKNETAGMILGAAAPIILTSRADSPRAKLISIAAAVVHADFSK; encoded by the coding sequence ATGGAACAGCTTCGTTCGTTGAGCGCTTTGTTGGAATATGCAAAGAAGATCGGTGTCGAGAAGGGCAGGAAGAAAATCAGCGTCGCCAAGGCTGATGATCCGGGGCTGTTGGGGGCTCTTGAGGAGGCCCGGACGGCAGGTATTGCGGACTTCTACCTGGTTGGTGAGGCGTCGGCTATCGAGGGAGCTGCAAAAGAGGCTGGTGTGGATTTGGCGAACTATAAGATGGTGGATGTTGCCAGTGAGCCCGAGATGGCCCTTGAGGCCGTCAAGCTCGTTTCCTCCGGTCAAGCTGACGTCTACATGAAAGGTCAGATCCACACGAATCATTTCCTCCGGGGCATGCTCAACAAGGAAGTCGGGCTTCGTAGGGGCAAGAACGTTATCTCCCATTGCTATTTTCATAAAATTGAGGGGTTTGACAGGATATTCTTCATCACCGATGCTGCCTTCAACATGTATCCCGACCTGAACCAGAAGGCTCAGATCATCCAGAACACCGTAAACCTGGCGCGAGCCTTCGGGGTGGAGTGCCCTAAGGTGGCCGTTCTGGCGGCTGTGGAGGTCGTGAACCCCGATATGCCCGCTACGTTGGATGCCTCAGCCTTAGCTCAGATGAACGTTCGGGGCCAGATCAAAAACTGCATCGTCGACGGTCCCTTCGCTTTGGACAACGCCGTCAGCGAAGAATCGGCCAAAACCAAGGGCATATCCTCTCCTGTGGCTGGGAAAGCCGATATTTTCCTGGTTCCCAACATCGATGCAGGTAACATGCTGGCCAAGGCCGTTGTCTATTTTTCAAAGAACGAGACGGCCGGCATGATCCTGGGGGCGGCGGCACCCATCATCCTCACAAGCCGGGCCGACTCTCCGAGGGCCAAGCTCATCTCCATAGCCGCTGCGGTCGTTCACGCTGATTTCAGTAAATAA
- the buk gene encoding butyrate kinase, which produces MQLLAINPGSTSTKIALFEDENQLWENTQRYDLDVIGQFASVTAQEDFRLKKIEKALESKGVTAADLDGVVGRGGLLRPIPGGTYRVNDAMLEDLALASYGSHASNLGAPLALRLATQAGHPENAFIVDPVVVDELIEETRLSGLPEIPRRSVFHALNQKAIARRASNEMGKPYEDMSFVVAHMGGGISVGAHRKGRVIDVNNALDGEGPFSPDRAGSLPTGALVKLCFSGSVTLPEMRKKINGKGGLVAHLGTNDLREVERRIADGDGKADLVFRSMAYQVAKEIGLRSVALDGAVDAILLTGGLAYSDRFVEEIRRRVAFIAPVRVYPGEDELKALAEGALRVLSGQEEPKVYTR; this is translated from the coding sequence GTGCAACTACTGGCTATCAACCCCGGTTCCACCAGTACTAAAATAGCTTTGTTCGAGGATGAGAATCAACTCTGGGAGAATACCCAGAGATACGATTTGGACGTGATCGGGCAGTTCGCCTCGGTGACAGCTCAGGAGGACTTTCGACTCAAGAAAATTGAAAAAGCCCTGGAGAGTAAGGGCGTCACTGCCGCCGATCTGGACGGTGTCGTGGGCCGAGGCGGCCTTCTTCGCCCTATTCCAGGAGGCACCTATCGGGTGAACGATGCTATGTTGGAGGATCTGGCGTTGGCATCGTATGGTTCTCACGCCAGTAACTTGGGAGCCCCTTTGGCTCTTCGTCTGGCCACCCAGGCAGGGCATCCGGAAAATGCGTTTATAGTGGATCCCGTGGTGGTGGACGAACTCATAGAGGAGACTCGCTTGTCAGGGTTGCCGGAAATTCCCCGGCGTTCTGTCTTTCATGCTCTGAACCAAAAGGCCATTGCCCGTCGGGCCTCAAACGAGATGGGAAAACCCTACGAGGATATGTCGTTCGTGGTCGCTCATATGGGAGGCGGAATTTCCGTCGGTGCCCACCGTAAGGGACGGGTTATTGACGTCAATAACGCCCTGGACGGTGAAGGCCCGTTCTCACCGGATCGGGCAGGCTCTCTTCCAACTGGTGCCCTGGTCAAGCTCTGCTTCAGCGGTTCGGTCACCTTGCCCGAGATGAGGAAGAAAATAAATGGCAAGGGTGGTTTAGTGGCTCATCTGGGAACCAATGACCTTCGAGAGGTTGAGCGTCGCATCGCCGATGGTGACGGTAAGGCCGACCTTGTCTTTCGGAGTATGGCGTATCAGGTGGCCAAGGAAATAGGTTTGAGGTCTGTCGCTCTCGATGGAGCTGTCGACGCTATTCTCCTTACCGGTGGGTTGGCCTACTCGGATCGGTTTGTCGAGGAGATTCGGCGTCGGGTGGCCTTTATCGCTCCTGTGCGGGTATACCCTGGCGAGGACGAGCTCAAGGCTCTGGCTGAAGGGGCTCTTCGAGTCCTGTCTGGTCAGGAAGAGCCTAAGGTCTACACACGATGA
- a CDS encoding hydroxyacid dehydrogenase codes for MKVVLLQPLGIHQTSLDDLAAPLIEQGHEFVIHERNDDPDESIRRLSDADVAMIADMPLPGVVIESSACLKMISVAFTGYDHVDMEACDHRNIVVSNCAGYSTDSVAELTLGLTLAVLRKIVPADGAVRSGGTRMGLPGRELAGKTVGVVGTGAIGSRVAQLFRAFGCSVVAFSRTERPELIDEGIRYASLEELLAVSDVVTLHLPGTERTKGLLDAKKLAIMKSSSVLINTARGVVVDTQALADRLRSGDLAGAGIDVFDVEPPLPEGHSLLDAPNCVLTPHVAFATAEALEKRAAMAFSNVINWLSGTPINVVI; via the coding sequence ATGAAGGTCGTTCTCCTCCAGCCTCTTGGGATTCATCAGACCTCTCTGGATGACTTGGCTGCTCCTCTGATCGAACAGGGACACGAGTTCGTCATCCACGAGCGGAACGACGATCCTGATGAGAGCATTCGTCGCTTATCCGATGCCGACGTGGCCATGATCGCCGACATGCCTCTGCCCGGGGTGGTCATAGAGAGTTCAGCCTGTCTCAAGATGATATCAGTTGCCTTCACGGGCTATGACCACGTGGATATGGAGGCGTGTGATCACAGGAATATCGTGGTCTCTAACTGCGCCGGATACTCGACCGACTCGGTTGCGGAACTCACGCTGGGTTTGACCCTGGCAGTGCTGAGGAAAATCGTCCCAGCTGACGGGGCAGTGCGCAGCGGCGGTACCAGGATGGGGTTGCCGGGACGGGAGCTGGCGGGTAAGACTGTGGGCGTCGTTGGGACGGGAGCTATAGGCTCCCGGGTGGCTCAGCTGTTCAGAGCTTTTGGGTGCTCCGTGGTGGCCTTCAGCCGGACGGAGCGACCCGAGCTGATCGATGAGGGGATACGGTATGCTTCTCTGGAAGAGCTTCTTGCTGTCAGCGACGTGGTCACTCTTCACCTGCCTGGCACCGAGCGGACTAAAGGCCTTCTTGATGCGAAAAAACTGGCTATCATGAAATCGTCGTCGGTACTCATCAACACCGCCCGCGGTGTCGTGGTGGATACCCAGGCTCTGGCTGACCGACTTCGTTCCGGCGACTTGGCCGGTGCCGGGATCGACGTATTCGATGTGGAGCCGCCCCTTCCGGAGGGACACTCCCTTCTGGATGCTCCTAACTGCGTTCTCACCCCTCACGTGGCATTCGCCACGGCGGAGGCGTTGGAGAAGCGCGCAGCCATGGCCTTCTCTAACGTGATCAACTGGCTTTCGGGGACACCGATCAACGTGGTTATATAG
- a CDS encoding sodium-dependent transporter — protein MVYMASKENWGTKLGFVLATMGAAIGCGNLWRFPYMVGKYGEAAFLFVYVAIVAFISFPLLTAEVAMGRKTRKDPVGAFQTLAPGTRWFLGGYLNVAVSFMWLAYLTPIFGWFLGYFFKIAMGTFKSMPPEKIAVHFPSFIAQGNIVFLLSLSLVALIVFIVRKGVRQGVEKTNNILMPILFVILVVLIIRALTLPGAAKGLEFYLKPDFSKLSLEAVLGALGQALFSVGVAVGVGIVFGSYLPEDNSSITRKTAVVCVGDTLVAFLAGLMIFPSVFAFGLEPNSGGGLLFVTLPNVFNQLPMGTMIGCATVLLFMIAMLTSQVACFETVVCFMEETLKVARERAIWILAALLCVLIYINANFMKIFSIFDYVTSNIFLTGGALLLALFVGWKWKVPAMMKAASIESGHKTWIILLKYFVPVAILLVWASWIF, from the coding sequence ATGGTTTACATGGCATCCAAAGAAAATTGGGGCACCAAACTAGGTTTTGTTCTTGCAACTATGGGAGCAGCTATTGGTTGTGGTAATTTATGGCGTTTTCCATACATGGTGGGCAAGTATGGTGAAGCAGCGTTTCTTTTTGTATACGTTGCTATTGTAGCTTTTATCAGCTTCCCCCTCTTGACCGCCGAGGTCGCTATGGGACGCAAAACACGCAAAGATCCTGTGGGAGCGTTTCAAACACTTGCTCCCGGCACACGATGGTTTTTGGGAGGATATCTGAATGTGGCTGTGTCCTTTATGTGGCTTGCATACCTGACCCCTATTTTCGGATGGTTTTTAGGGTATTTCTTTAAAATTGCTATGGGTACGTTCAAATCCATGCCTCCAGAAAAAATTGCAGTACATTTCCCATCATTTATTGCCCAGGGTAATATAGTATTTTTGCTCTCTCTCTCATTGGTTGCGTTGATTGTTTTTATCGTGAGAAAAGGAGTTCGCCAGGGAGTTGAGAAGACAAACAATATTCTTATGCCTATTTTGTTTGTGATCCTCGTAGTTTTAATTATTCGGGCCCTTACGCTTCCTGGGGCCGCTAAGGGGCTGGAGTTCTACCTGAAACCAGATTTCTCTAAACTCTCTCTTGAGGCCGTACTCGGTGCTTTAGGACAAGCTCTTTTTTCTGTTGGTGTTGCTGTGGGAGTTGGAATTGTATTTGGTAGTTACTTACCAGAAGACAATTCCTCCATCACTCGTAAAACCGCTGTTGTTTGTGTCGGTGATACGCTAGTAGCCTTTCTGGCAGGGCTTATGATATTCCCCAGTGTCTTTGCTTTTGGCCTGGAACCTAACTCTGGTGGTGGGCTGCTTTTTGTCACTCTCCCCAATGTTTTCAACCAACTTCCGATGGGCACTATGATTGGTTGTGCAACTGTTCTCCTTTTTATGATTGCCATGCTCACATCCCAAGTAGCTTGTTTTGAAACGGTTGTTTGCTTTATGGAAGAGACGCTTAAAGTAGCAAGAGAAAGAGCTATTTGGATTCTAGCTGCGCTGTTATGTGTGCTCATTTACATCAACGCAAACTTTATGAAGATATTTAGTATATTTGATTATGTTACAAGTAATATCTTTTTGACCGGAGGTGCTTTGCTGCTAGCACTCTTTGTTGGCTGGAAGTGGAAGGTTCCTGCTATGATGAAAGCTGCGTCTATCGAGAGCGGACACAAAACATGGATTATCCTTTTAAAATACTTTGTGCCAGTAGCGATTTTACTTGTATGGGCATCATGGATTTTTTAA
- a CDS encoding histidine ammonia-lyase, with translation MPKTVTLNGRDLTIPDVVAVARHNVPVEIAPEARAEICRVRNYIEENWLSPEAPPVYGFNTGVGKLKDFNIDMDQKDIFQNNIVMSHCGCVGEPAPEEVVRATMLVRLNAFCLGFSGLRIQVVDRLLEMLNKGVHPVIPYQGSVGACGDLGPLAHMTSVLIGYEKAEAFYRGRRLSAPDALQQAGIFPSVFQLKAKDCLALINGTTMFTGLGALNCYDALELARTCDVAGAMSLEAVRGETAAFDPRVHKARLHKGQEIVASNILKITSGSTRVSEDARKIHLPHDIMHPSYQPRVQDLYSLRCIPQVHGAVRDNLQYAWETIEREINAATDNPLVFWDESGEKLDFLSCGNFHGEPVAFAMDIVAISLAELGNISERRSFFLCDPTLNYGLSPMLAGKPVGLNCGYPVISCAAAALASENKGLCFPASVDTIPTKSNQEDHVSILKNLEKIIGIEFLLASHAISSTEELLGEFKLGVRTAAVINRIRQDLRFVQEDHYMPGQSEPCILLTEKRELLVAVESAIGNLA, from the coding sequence TTGCCTAAGACGGTAACGTTAAACGGTCGAGACTTAACTATTCCTGATGTTGTTGCGGTTGCACGCCATAATGTACCTGTGGAAATTGCTCCAGAAGCGCGGGCTGAAATTTGCCGTGTGCGAAATTATATCGAGGAGAATTGGCTTTCCCCTGAAGCCCCTCCGGTATATGGGTTTAATACTGGAGTTGGAAAACTTAAAGACTTCAATATCGACATGGATCAAAAGGATATTTTTCAAAACAATATTGTGATGAGTCATTGTGGTTGTGTAGGAGAGCCTGCCCCGGAAGAAGTTGTTCGTGCCACAATGCTTGTGCGGCTTAATGCATTTTGCTTAGGTTTTTCAGGCCTGCGCATACAAGTTGTTGACAGGCTGTTGGAAATGCTCAACAAAGGGGTTCATCCTGTTATCCCTTATCAGGGCTCTGTTGGTGCGTGCGGTGACTTAGGGCCTCTTGCGCATATGACGTCAGTGCTCATCGGATACGAGAAAGCAGAGGCTTTTTACAGGGGACGAAGGCTTTCGGCACCTGATGCACTCCAACAAGCAGGGATTTTCCCTTCTGTTTTTCAACTTAAAGCTAAAGATTGCCTTGCTCTAATAAATGGAACAACCATGTTTACAGGATTAGGAGCACTTAACTGCTATGATGCTCTCGAACTTGCTAGAACGTGTGATGTTGCGGGGGCAATGAGCTTGGAAGCAGTGCGTGGAGAAACGGCAGCTTTTGACCCTCGGGTTCACAAAGCCCGTCTCCATAAAGGGCAGGAAATCGTAGCCTCGAATATTCTCAAAATTACAAGCGGTAGCACTCGTGTTTCTGAAGATGCCCGTAAAATTCACCTGCCTCATGATATTATGCACCCAAGCTATCAACCGCGAGTGCAGGATCTTTACTCTTTACGATGTATTCCTCAGGTACATGGAGCTGTAAGAGATAATTTGCAATATGCCTGGGAGACAATAGAAAGAGAGATTAACGCTGCGACGGATAATCCCCTCGTGTTTTGGGACGAAAGTGGGGAAAAGCTGGATTTTTTGAGCTGTGGTAATTTTCACGGTGAACCAGTAGCATTTGCTATGGATATTGTGGCTATATCTCTTGCAGAATTAGGCAATATTTCTGAACGTCGCTCTTTCTTTCTCTGCGATCCCACTTTGAATTATGGGTTAAGTCCTATGCTTGCAGGAAAGCCTGTGGGACTTAACTGTGGCTACCCAGTTATTTCTTGTGCAGCCGCAGCGCTTGCATCAGAAAATAAAGGGCTTTGTTTTCCCGCCAGTGTGGATACAATACCTACAAAGAGCAACCAGGAAGACCATGTCTCAATTCTTAAGAATCTTGAAAAAATTATCGGTATCGAGTTTTTACTTGCCAGTCATGCAATCTCATCTACAGAAGAATTGCTTGGTGAATTTAAACTTGGAGTGAGGACAGCAGCTGTTATTAATCGTATTCGGCAAGATCTCCGCTTTGTTCAGGAAGACCATTACATGCCGGGACAATCTGAGCCTTGTATTCTTCTTACAGAAAAAAGAGAGCTCCTTGTTGCTGTTGAAAGTGCTATTGGTAATTTAGCGTAG
- a CDS encoding NrdH-redoxin produces the protein MTVTVYSTSTCIWCKKVKQYLTDKGVEFNSIDVGANREAGKKMIAETGQMGVPVIDIDGRYIVGFDKTALDEALGL, from the coding sequence ATGACCGTCACAGTGTACTCAACCTCAACCTGCATTTGGTGCAAAAAGGTCAAACAATATCTCACGGACAAAGGTGTTGAATTCAACTCCATCGATGTGGGAGCAAACCGAGAGGCTGGCAAAAAAATGATCGCCGAAACCGGCCAGATGGGCGTGCCCGTCATCGACATCGATGGTCGATATATCGTGGGATTCGACAAAACCGCCTTAGATGAAGCTCTGGGGCTCTAA